The genomic window AGGTAAACGTGCTACCTGTACCGTTTCCCGTGCAGGGAAATTTTCAATAAAATAGGCTCCGTAAACCTCATTCACGATGGTGAAGTCATCCATATTCCTTAGAAAAATGCTGCATTTCACCACATCAGAAAGCGCCATTTCTGCTTCTTCCAAAATATACTTCAGGTTTTCCATTACCTGGCGGGTTTCTGCTCCCACGCTTCCCCGGAGCAACTCGCCATTTTCAGGGTCAATGGCGATCTGGCCACTGCAATAGAGCGTATTCCCTGCTTTAACTGCTTGATTGTAGGGTCCTATTGGATTCGGAGCCTTGGCTGTATGAACGATCTCTTTCATCATAAAACAATTTGAGTTGTTGTCTTCCCAGGTGCCTCAGACCATTCCACACAATCTCTATATCCTGCTCTATCCTGTAATCTCTTGCATAGAGGAAATTAAGCCGCTCCAACATTGGAAGGCCCATTTTTCTGTAGGCGTAGCGATCTTGTGGAGTTAATATACCCCGTGGTATTTTTGGCAGCGATTCTTTTTGTTCCACCGGCACATATCCTACCCAGCTTTTCTTTGCGGAAAGCACCTGGATTATATTTCTGAAATATCCGCCTTTGTCTTTAATTCTCCAGATTAAAACCGGAGAAGCCACAAACAGAAACAGCGTAATACCAAGATCCATTAATCTTTTTCTGAAGCGGACATCCGGCCTTGACAGCGCCAGATGAAGCTGGATAGTATAGAGATCACCCTGCGCATGCTTTGAATTGCTGCCAATAATAAAGAGGCTCTCCTCAGGAACGATCTTATAATTTACGTTTGCTTTGCTGATTGTCGTCATCCAATGAATTATTTCGCGGGAAGACACATCCTTGGAGCAGAATATAATTTCGTTTACCTGATATACTTCGGCAATTTCATTAAGCTGCCGGATGGAACCCACAAAGTTTGTTTCGTTCTCGTACGACTCCTCGGTAGCAACAAATCCGGTTAGATTAAAATTAACACGGGTTTTTTCAAGCAAGGCCAACACGCGGTTGGCCTCCTGTGGATTTCCTACTATTGCCACTCGCTTCTCCCTGGGTTCTCCAAAATCAAGATTCCGCTCCCGCACAAGGTGCAATAACAGCCGGTTAAACATCATAATTACAGCTGCGATAGCAGCGCCCAAAATAATGAGCGCGCGCGAATAGCGGAATGATTCCGGTAAAAATGCATAAATAACAGATATAAGAATTGTCCCTGCTACCACGCCTTTTACCAGTTTTCTTAAACTATAGGGCCTCTGGTAGCTGCCTGAAAGCGCATTGGTTAAAATCCAGATCAGCGTATAGGCGGGAAAACTGTAATAAACCAGCTCAACCGGATATTCACCGCCATCAATATATTTTACTGTGCTTTCCCAGTAATTCTTTAAAAGCAGCAACCCGCCAAATATCATTGCTGCATCTGTTGCCGGCAGGGCCAGTGTTTTAATGATTCGGGCAATGACAGATGCTGTTGCCCGCAGGTAAATTGCAATGTTGATAAGAAAGGAAAACATTTTCGCCTGCCCGGAAGAAAAATGCTTTTTCGCAAAAATTACCATTGCATTATAAAAGATAAAAACATAGTTCACGCTGCTTTTGCGTGTGCT from Bacteroidia bacterium includes these protein-coding regions:
- a CDS encoding glycosyltransferase; this encodes MKLSVIIVNYNVKYFLEQALYSVRRAGKRMTEAGLGEYEVYVVDNNSVDGSAEMVRHKFPEVKLIVNEKNAGFSAANNQAISLSKAEYILLLNPDTVVEEDTFTKCVSFMDDYPMAGGLGVKMLDGKGRFLPESKRAFPTPSVAFYKMSGLSSLFPKSRVFGRYHLGYLSPEEVHEVDVLAGAFMLMRKSVLDEIGLLDETFFMYGEDIDLSYRIKKGGYKNYYYPKTRIIHYKGESTRKSSVNYVFIFYNAMVIFAKKHFSSGQAKMFSFLINIAIYLRATASVIARIIKTLALPATDAAMIFGGLLLLKNYWESTVKYIDGGEYPVELVYYSFPAYTLIWILTNALSGSYQRPYSLRKLVKGVVAGTILISVIYAFLPESFRYSRALIILGAAIAAVIMMFNRLLLHLVRERNLDFGEPREKRVAIVGNPQEANRVLALLEKTRVNFNLTGFVATEESYENETNFVGSIRQLNEIAEVYQVNEIIFCSKDVSSREIIHWMTTISKANVNYKIVPEESLFIIGSNSKHAQGDLYTIQLHLALSRPDVRFRKRLMDLGITLFLFVASPVLIWRIKDKGGYFRNIIQVLSAKKSWVGYVPVEQKESLPKIPRGILTPQDRYAYRKMGLPMLERLNFLYARDYRIEQDIEIVWNGLRHLGRQQLKLFYDERDRSYSQGSESNRTLQSSS
- a CDS encoding RidA family protein, translated to MMKEIVHTAKAPNPIGPYNQAVKAGNTLYCSGQIAIDPENGELLRGSVGAETRQVMENLKYILEEAEMALSDVVKCSIFLRNMDDFTIVNEVYGAYFIENFPARETVQVARLPKDARVEISLIAVKA